Within the Gemmatimonadaceae bacterium genome, the region CTCGCCGCCAAACTTCACGAGGTGGTTGCCGCCCCAGTTCTCCAGGTTGTATGTGGAGCGGTTCACGAGGCGGAAGTGCTTCTCGCGCAGTTCGAGCGGAAAGCCCGAGGTCCCGGTAATGATCCCCGGATACGTCGACGTGGGCCCCGGCAGCAGCGGCGCCTCGGTGTGATCCCACTGCACGTACTGCAGCGAGAACTCATTCACGAGGTTGGTCGTCGGGAGCCAGCGGTGGCGGAGTTGCGCCGTGTTGATCAGGTACTCCTGCGAGATTCCGGCGTCCTGCGATGAGCGCCCGCCGTAGTTCCCCTCGCCATCGAGAATGCGCGTCGACCACATGACGTCGTACGTGCTCTTCTCCGTGGGCGTCGCCGTGAGGCGCGTGAAGAACGTGTGGTTCTTCTGCGGCGCGAGGAACGATCCCTTGTACTTCTGCCACGCGGTGTAGGTCGTGGCGGGAACGACGTCGATGTAGTTGTCGGTGAGCGTCCCTTCGTAGCTGCCGGCGAAGTAGAGCTTCCCCTTCGCAATCGGGCCGCGGAGGTTGAGGCCGAACTGGTTGCGGCCATACTTCGGGAGCTGCGCGTTGCTCGACTGCTGGATGAACGTGCGGGCGATGAAGTCCTTCCCCTGGTAGAAGCCGAAGGCCGACCCTTCCCACTTGTCGGTCCCGCGACGGCTCACCGCCGAGATGACGTAGCTCCCGGCGCGCGAGTACTCGGCGTCATACGGATTGAGGTAGACGCGGAACTCTTCCAGCGCTTCCTGCGGCAACGGCGACCCGGTCTGCGGAATGCCGACCAGGTTGCCGTTGTACAGCGACTTCATCTCCACGCCGTCCATGTAGAGGTTGATGAAGCGCAGGTCCGGTGCTCCACCCGCCGAGGGGAGGGCGCGCCCCTGCTGCGGCGCGTAGCTCTTCACCCCGGGGGCGATGGCGGCAAGGTTCATCACGCCGCGCGCGTTCATCGGGAGGTTCTCGATCTCCTCCTTGAGGACTGGCGCCGAGATGGACAGGCGCTGCACTTCCACCTGCTTCACCCGCTCGGCCGTGACCGCGACCGCCTGCAGTTCGGTGGCTCCCTTCTCCATCACGATCGTCAGGCGGGCGCGCTGCCCAATGACGAGCTGCACCGAGTCCTGCACCGGCTTGTAGCCCAGCGCGCGGACGTCGATCGCGTACTTTCCGGAGTAGAGCCCCAGCACGACGAACTCGCCGTTCTGGCGCGTGGTAAGGTTGCGGCGTTCACTTGTGGCAATGTTGGTGACGACGATCTGCGCGCCGGCGATCGGTTCACCTTCCTTCCCGCTCACGTTGCCTTCGAGCGTGATGGTGTTTTGCGCCTGGACCGACGTGGACGTGGCAAGCCAACCCAGCGTCGCGACGGCAAGGGCTCGG harbors:
- a CDS encoding TonB-dependent receptor — translated: MRTWVVRALAVATLGWLATSTSVQAQNTITLEGNVSGKEGEPIAGAQIVVTNIATSERRNLTTRQNGEFVVLGLYSGKYAIDVRALGYKPVQDSVQLVIGQRARLTIVMEKGATELQAVAVTAERVKQVEVQRLSISAPVLKEEIENLPMNARGVMNLAAIAPGVKSYAPQQGRALPSAGGAPDLRFINLYMDGVEMKSLYNGNLVGIPQTGSPLPQEALEEFRVYLNPYDAEYSRAGSYVISAVSRRGTDKWEGSAFGFYQGKDFIARTFIQQSSNAQLPKYGRNQFGLNLRGPIAKGKLYFAGSYEGTLTDNYIDVVPATTYTAWQKYKGSFLAPQKNHTFFTRLTATPTEKSTYDVMWSTRILDGEGNYGGRSSQDAGISQEYLINTAQLRHRWLPTTNLVNEFSLQYVQWDHTEAPLLPGPTSTYPGIITGTSGFPLELREKHFRLVNRSTYNLENWGGNHLVKFGGELSKINGSQYLPSNRFGSFNFLTDTSSLPNSASISVGFNDPTGTADARATATGYTTGFYINDEWRPIENLTVNLGLRYDAEINTLNNDYTVPWANDVRLTSRAELNDFINRGNRKNDLNNFSPRLSFSWDPTKQNRTFVRGGFAILYDRVTSFIGFQERLNSTWRSYTFANPGTKDPAVLRQRIAAGGATAPLSPVLVKNLMRTPENHQFSLGVGHQFTEAFGFNVDYVHQDISNLYVRLNANWFNRTTNARVLSPAYGDIVLWDDFGKAKFDGLVTQATYSKNGQRFNLAYTLGFYKSDFDGNLANVFPNRSSYQMQYTTGDERHRLVLSTINKLPLGIQASTITSVASPRPYVAIDGKDLNNNNVTFDDFVGPDRIQRPDNAWKNWYRTVDLRLQRPLIQRGSQKITVMAEVFNLFNSENISAFGGQKFSGTTPITSYGVATGAFAARQAQLGFKVEF